In Scleropages formosus chromosome 20, fSclFor1.1, whole genome shotgun sequence, a single window of DNA contains:
- the nme2a gene encoding NME/NM23 nucleoside diphosphate kinase 2a isoform X2, producing the protein MPMPMVCVLLWAMASIEERTFIAIKPDGVQRGLVGEIIKRFEQKGFKLVGMKMLHASEELLKDHYDDLKDRPFFPGLVKYMHSGPIVAMVWEGLNVVRTGRVMLGETNPADSKPGTIRGDFCVQVGRNIIHGSDSVESANTEINLWFAPEELVSYKSCAHSWIYD; encoded by the exons ATGCCGATGCCgatggtgtgtgttttactgtg GGCAATGGCTTCGATTGAGGAACGCACCTTCATTGCCATCAAGCCAGATGGTGTTCAGAGAGGACTTGTCGGAGAGATCATCAAACGCTTTGAGCAGAAAGGATTTAAACTGGTCGGCATGAAAATGCTGCAT GCATCCGAAGAGCTCCTGAAGGATCACTACGATGATCTGAAGGACCGACCATTTTTTCCCGGGCTAGTGAAATATATGCACTCCGGTCCTATTGTTGCCATG GTTTGGGAAGGCCTTAACGTTGTGAGGACTGGCAGGGTCATGTTGGGTGAGACGAACCCCGCGGATTCTAAACCAGGCACCATACGTGGTGATTTTTGTGTCCAGGTTGGCAG AAACATCATCCACGGTAGTGATTCTGTGGAGAGCGCCAACACAGAAATAAACCTGTGGTTTGCACCGGAGGAGCTGGTATCCTATAAGAGTTGTGCACACAGCTGGATCTACGATTAA
- the nme2a gene encoding NME/NM23 nucleoside diphosphate kinase 2a isoform X1: MGMGASASPAPGAPQRGGVQSCKPAMASIEERTFIAIKPDGVQRGLVGEIIKRFEQKGFKLVGMKMLHASEELLKDHYDDLKDRPFFPGLVKYMHSGPIVAMVWEGLNVVRTGRVMLGETNPADSKPGTIRGDFCVQVGRNIIHGSDSVESANTEINLWFAPEELVSYKSCAHSWIYD; this comes from the exons ATGGGGATGGGGGCGTCCGCCTCACCGGCCCCCGGTGCCCCTCAGAGAGGAGGTGTCCAAAGCTGCAAGCC GGCAATGGCTTCGATTGAGGAACGCACCTTCATTGCCATCAAGCCAGATGGTGTTCAGAGAGGACTTGTCGGAGAGATCATCAAACGCTTTGAGCAGAAAGGATTTAAACTGGTCGGCATGAAAATGCTGCAT GCATCCGAAGAGCTCCTGAAGGATCACTACGATGATCTGAAGGACCGACCATTTTTTCCCGGGCTAGTGAAATATATGCACTCCGGTCCTATTGTTGCCATG GTTTGGGAAGGCCTTAACGTTGTGAGGACTGGCAGGGTCATGTTGGGTGAGACGAACCCCGCGGATTCTAAACCAGGCACCATACGTGGTGATTTTTGTGTCCAGGTTGGCAG AAACATCATCCACGGTAGTGATTCTGTGGAGAGCGCCAACACAGAAATAAACCTGTGGTTTGCACCGGAGGAGCTGGTATCCTATAAGAGTTGTGCACACAGCTGGATCTACGATTAA
- the nme2a gene encoding NME/NM23 nucleoside diphosphate kinase 2a isoform X3 codes for MASIEERTFIAIKPDGVQRGLVGEIIKRFEQKGFKLVGMKMLHASEELLKDHYDDLKDRPFFPGLVKYMHSGPIVAMVWEGLNVVRTGRVMLGETNPADSKPGTIRGDFCVQVGRNIIHGSDSVESANTEINLWFAPEELVSYKSCAHSWIYD; via the exons ATGGCTTCGATTGAGGAACGCACCTTCATTGCCATCAAGCCAGATGGTGTTCAGAGAGGACTTGTCGGAGAGATCATCAAACGCTTTGAGCAGAAAGGATTTAAACTGGTCGGCATGAAAATGCTGCAT GCATCCGAAGAGCTCCTGAAGGATCACTACGATGATCTGAAGGACCGACCATTTTTTCCCGGGCTAGTGAAATATATGCACTCCGGTCCTATTGTTGCCATG GTTTGGGAAGGCCTTAACGTTGTGAGGACTGGCAGGGTCATGTTGGGTGAGACGAACCCCGCGGATTCTAAACCAGGCACCATACGTGGTGATTTTTGTGTCCAGGTTGGCAG AAACATCATCCACGGTAGTGATTCTGTGGAGAGCGCCAACACAGAAATAAACCTGTGGTTTGCACCGGAGGAGCTGGTATCCTATAAGAGTTGTGCACACAGCTGGATCTACGATTAA
- the mbtd1 gene encoding MBT domain-containing protein 1 isoform X1 — translation MEDTRDLTEHTPRPDRKRRDSFGMFDGYDSCSEDSSSSSSSEDSEEEVPSIPASLPIIKNNGQVYTYPDGKAGMATCEMCGMVGVRDAFYSKTKRFCSVSCSRSYSSNSKKASILARLQGKPPTKKAKVLQKQPLMAKLAAYAQYQANQQNQAKSKTVVPVEGFDWGHYVSSNNLVGAPVSCFKHVPMGTCWGDIAEGVRVEVPNTDSSVPTKVYWIASIIKLAGFKALLRYEGFDDDSSRDFWCNLCVPEIHPVGWCASSGKPLVPPKSIQHKCTNWKSFLVTRLTGAKTLPPDFSTKVQESMQYPIKKLMRVEVVDKTHLCRTRVALVEQVIGGRLRLVYEESEDGTDDFWCHMYSPLIHCIGWSRSIGHRFKRSDVSKKIEGQVDAAPHLFLKVKDVDQSGEWFKDGMKLEAIDPLNLSAICVATVRKVLADGYLMIGIDGSEAADGSDWFCYHATSPSIFPAGFCEINDIELTPPRGYTKLQFKWFDYLRETGSIAAPVKLFNKEVPNHGFRPGMKLEAVDLMEPRLVCVATVTRIVHRLLRIHFDGWEDEYDQWVDCESPDLYPVGWCQLTGYQLQPPAAQTAREVTTNVTKQKKKTPQYKGQKKKRKIPVGRRPMSLSSVAGMMRRSFSGDEELTPPLYPSHPAQAAAPGPTPPPTTSGELCPSLKSVASLQLKEEAAEPEELTGLQGISDQESNGPGSYYVKQEP, via the exons ATGGAAGACACCAGGGATctg ACTGAACACACTCCACGTCCAGACAGGAAGAGACGGGACTCTTTCGGCATGTTTGATGGATATGACAGCTGCAGTGAGgactccagcagcagctccagctcgGAGGACAGTGAAGAAGAGGTGCCCTCCATCCCTGCCAGCCTTCCCATCATTAAGAACAATGGCCAGGTGTACACCTACCCTGATGGAAAAGCTGGAATGG CTACGTGTGAAATGTGCGGTATGGTGGGTGTAAGAGACGCATTTTACTCTAAAACCAAGAGATTTTGCAGTGTCTCTTGTTCCCGAAGCTACTCTTCAAATTCTAAAAAAGCCAGTATCCTGGCCAGACTCCAG GGTAAGCCACCAACAAAGAAGGCAAAAGTCTTACAGAAACAGCCTCTTATGGCAAAGTTGGCAGCATATGCTCAGTACCAAGCAAATCAACAGAACCAAGCAAAATCAAAAACTG TGGTTCCTGTCGAGGGCTTTGACTGGGGTCATTATGTCAGCAGCAATAACTTGGTTGGAGCACCGGTTAGCTGTTTCAAGCAT GTCCCCATGGGAACATGCTGGGGTGACATTGCTGAAGGGGTGAGGGTCGAGGTTCCCAACacggacagcagtgtcccaacaAAAGTTTACTGGATAGCATCTATCATCAAGCTGGCAG GTTTTAAGGCACTCCTCCGGTACGAAGGCTTTGATGACGATTCCAGCCGGGACTTCTGGTGTAACCTCTGTGTCCCAGAAATCCACCCCGTAGGCTGGTGTGCGTCCAGCGGGAAGCCCCTTGTACCTCCCAAAT cCATTCAGCATAAGTGCACAAACTGGAAATCTTTCCTAGTGACTCGCCTTACTGGAGCAAAAACACTTCCACCTGACTTTTCCACAAAG GTTCAGGAGAGCATGCAGTACCCAATCAAAAAGCTAATGCGTGTGGAAGTGGTGGACAAGACACACCTCTGTCGAACACGGGTGGCCCTGGTGGAGCAGGTGATTGGAGGGCGGCTACGCCTGGTGTATGAGGAAAGCGAAGATGGCACTGATGACTTCTGGTGCCACATGTACAGCCCACTTATTCACTGCATCGGTTGGTCTCGCAGCATCGGCCACCGCTTCAAGAGATCTG ATGTGTCAAAGAAAATTGAAGGTCAAGTAGATGCTGCTCCTCATCTGTTTTTGAAG GTGAAGGATGTCGACCAAAGTGGAGAGTGGTTCAAAGACGGGATGAAGCTAGAGGCAATTGACCCTCTAAATCTCTCAGCTATATGTGTAGCTACTGTAAGAAAG GTCTTGGCAGATGGGTACCTCATGATTGGGATCGATGGCTCAGAAGCAGCGGATGGCTCAGATTGGTTCTGCTACCACGCCACATCGCCATCTATTTTCCCTGCTGGCTTCTGTGAAATTAATGACATCGAGCTCACCCCACCTCGAG GTTATACTAAACTCCAATTCAAATGGTTTGACTACCTCAGGGAAACGGGTTCAATAGCAGCTCCAGTGAAGCTCTTTAACAAG GAGGTTCCGAACCACGGTTTCCGCCCAGGAATGAAGCTGGAAGCCGTTGACCTAATGGAGCCGCGGCTGGTGTGTGTCGCCACAGTGACGCGCATTGTGCACAGGCTGCTACGCATCCATTTCGATGGCTGGGAGGACGAGTATGACCAGTGGGTGGACTGCGAGTCTCCGGACCTCTATCCCGTAGGCTGGTGTCAGCTGACAGGGTATCAGTTGCAACCTCCAGCCGCACAGA CTGCCAGAGAGGTTACAACCAAtgtgacaaaacagaaaaagaagacaCCACAGTATAAAGGACAAAAGAAAA AGAGGAAGATTCCAGTTGGGAGGCGCCCGATGAGTTTGTCGAGCGTGGCAGGCATGATGAGGAGGAGCTTCTCGGGTGATGAAGAGCTGACTCCACCCCTTTACCCGTCCCATCCCGCACAGGCGGCAGCCCCGGGGCCcacaccaccccccaccactaGTGGGGAGCTCTGCCCCAGCCTCAAATCAG TGGCTTCGCTACAGCTGAAGGAGGAAGCGGCCGAGCCAGAAGAGCTCACAGGTTTGCAAGGCATCTCGGATCAGGAGAGCAACGGCCCTGGCAGCTACTACGTCAAACAAGAACCGTGA
- the mbtd1 gene encoding MBT domain-containing protein 1 isoform X3 produces the protein MEQNGHKRTEHTPRPDRKRRDSFGMFDGYDSCSEDSSSSSSSEDSEEEVPSIPASLPIIKNNGQVYTYPDGKAGMATCEMCGMVGVRDAFYSKTKRFCSVSCSRSYSSNSKKASILARLQGKPPTKKAKVLQKQPLMAKLAAYAQYQANQQNQAKSKTVVPVEGFDWGHYVSSNNLVGAPVSCFKHVPMGTCWGDIAEGVRVEVPNTDSSVPTKVYWIASIIKLAGFKALLRYEGFDDDSSRDFWCNLCVPEIHPVGWCASSGKPLVPPKSIQHKCTNWKSFLVTRLTGAKTLPPDFSTKVQESMQYPIKKLMRVEVVDKTHLCRTRVALVEQVIGGRLRLVYEESEDGTDDFWCHMYSPLIHCIGWSRSIGHRFKRSDVSKKIEGQVDAAPHLFLKVKDVDQSGEWFKDGMKLEAIDPLNLSAICVATVRKVLADGYLMIGIDGSEAADGSDWFCYHATSPSIFPAGFCEINDIELTPPRGYTKLQFKWFDYLRETGSIAAPVKLFNKEVPNHGFRPGMKLEAVDLMEPRLVCVATVTRIVHRLLRIHFDGWEDEYDQWVDCESPDLYPVGWCQLTGYQLQPPAAQTAREVTTNVTKQKKKTPQYKGQKKKRKIPVGRRPMSLSSVAGMMRRSFSGDEELTPPLYPSHPAQAAAPGPTPPPTTSGELCPSLKSVASLQLKEEAAEPEELTGLQGISDQESNGPGSYYVKQEP, from the exons ATGGAGCAGAATGGACATAAAAGG ACTGAACACACTCCACGTCCAGACAGGAAGAGACGGGACTCTTTCGGCATGTTTGATGGATATGACAGCTGCAGTGAGgactccagcagcagctccagctcgGAGGACAGTGAAGAAGAGGTGCCCTCCATCCCTGCCAGCCTTCCCATCATTAAGAACAATGGCCAGGTGTACACCTACCCTGATGGAAAAGCTGGAATGG CTACGTGTGAAATGTGCGGTATGGTGGGTGTAAGAGACGCATTTTACTCTAAAACCAAGAGATTTTGCAGTGTCTCTTGTTCCCGAAGCTACTCTTCAAATTCTAAAAAAGCCAGTATCCTGGCCAGACTCCAG GGTAAGCCACCAACAAAGAAGGCAAAAGTCTTACAGAAACAGCCTCTTATGGCAAAGTTGGCAGCATATGCTCAGTACCAAGCAAATCAACAGAACCAAGCAAAATCAAAAACTG TGGTTCCTGTCGAGGGCTTTGACTGGGGTCATTATGTCAGCAGCAATAACTTGGTTGGAGCACCGGTTAGCTGTTTCAAGCAT GTCCCCATGGGAACATGCTGGGGTGACATTGCTGAAGGGGTGAGGGTCGAGGTTCCCAACacggacagcagtgtcccaacaAAAGTTTACTGGATAGCATCTATCATCAAGCTGGCAG GTTTTAAGGCACTCCTCCGGTACGAAGGCTTTGATGACGATTCCAGCCGGGACTTCTGGTGTAACCTCTGTGTCCCAGAAATCCACCCCGTAGGCTGGTGTGCGTCCAGCGGGAAGCCCCTTGTACCTCCCAAAT cCATTCAGCATAAGTGCACAAACTGGAAATCTTTCCTAGTGACTCGCCTTACTGGAGCAAAAACACTTCCACCTGACTTTTCCACAAAG GTTCAGGAGAGCATGCAGTACCCAATCAAAAAGCTAATGCGTGTGGAAGTGGTGGACAAGACACACCTCTGTCGAACACGGGTGGCCCTGGTGGAGCAGGTGATTGGAGGGCGGCTACGCCTGGTGTATGAGGAAAGCGAAGATGGCACTGATGACTTCTGGTGCCACATGTACAGCCCACTTATTCACTGCATCGGTTGGTCTCGCAGCATCGGCCACCGCTTCAAGAGATCTG ATGTGTCAAAGAAAATTGAAGGTCAAGTAGATGCTGCTCCTCATCTGTTTTTGAAG GTGAAGGATGTCGACCAAAGTGGAGAGTGGTTCAAAGACGGGATGAAGCTAGAGGCAATTGACCCTCTAAATCTCTCAGCTATATGTGTAGCTACTGTAAGAAAG GTCTTGGCAGATGGGTACCTCATGATTGGGATCGATGGCTCAGAAGCAGCGGATGGCTCAGATTGGTTCTGCTACCACGCCACATCGCCATCTATTTTCCCTGCTGGCTTCTGTGAAATTAATGACATCGAGCTCACCCCACCTCGAG GTTATACTAAACTCCAATTCAAATGGTTTGACTACCTCAGGGAAACGGGTTCAATAGCAGCTCCAGTGAAGCTCTTTAACAAG GAGGTTCCGAACCACGGTTTCCGCCCAGGAATGAAGCTGGAAGCCGTTGACCTAATGGAGCCGCGGCTGGTGTGTGTCGCCACAGTGACGCGCATTGTGCACAGGCTGCTACGCATCCATTTCGATGGCTGGGAGGACGAGTATGACCAGTGGGTGGACTGCGAGTCTCCGGACCTCTATCCCGTAGGCTGGTGTCAGCTGACAGGGTATCAGTTGCAACCTCCAGCCGCACAGA CTGCCAGAGAGGTTACAACCAAtgtgacaaaacagaaaaagaagacaCCACAGTATAAAGGACAAAAGAAAA AGAGGAAGATTCCAGTTGGGAGGCGCCCGATGAGTTTGTCGAGCGTGGCAGGCATGATGAGGAGGAGCTTCTCGGGTGATGAAGAGCTGACTCCACCCCTTTACCCGTCCCATCCCGCACAGGCGGCAGCCCCGGGGCCcacaccaccccccaccactaGTGGGGAGCTCTGCCCCAGCCTCAAATCAG TGGCTTCGCTACAGCTGAAGGAGGAAGCGGCCGAGCCAGAAGAGCTCACAGGTTTGCAAGGCATCTCGGATCAGGAGAGCAACGGCCCTGGCAGCTACTACGTCAAACAAGAACCGTGA
- the mbtd1 gene encoding MBT domain-containing protein 1 isoform X2 → MEQNGHKRTEHTPRPDRKRRDSFGMFDGYDSCSEDSSSSSSSEDSEEEVPSIPASLPIIKNNGQVYTYPDGKAGMATCEMCGMVGVRDAFYSKTKRFCSVSCSRSYSSNSKKASILARLQGKPPTKKAKVLQKQPLMAKLAAYAQYQANQQNQAKSKTVVPVEGFDWGHYVSSNNLVGAPVSCFKHVPMGTCWGDIAEGVRVEVPNTDSSVPTKVYWIASIIKLAGFKALLRYEGFDDDSSRDFWCNLCVPEIHPVGWCASSGKPLVPPKSIQHKCTNWKSFLVTRLTGAKTLPPDFSTKVQESMQYPIKKLMRVEVVDKTHLCRTRVALVEQVIGGRLRLVYEESEDGTDDFWCHMYSPLIHCIGWSRSIGHRFKRSDVSKKIEGQVDAAPHLFLKVKDVDQSGEWFKDGMKLEAIDPLNLSAICVATVRKVLADGYLMIGIDGSEAADGSDWFCYHATSPSIFPAGFCEINDIELTPPRGYTKLQFKWFDYLRETGSIAAPVKLFNKEVPNHGFRPGMKLEAVDLMEPRLVCVATVTRIVHRLLRIHFDGWEDEYDQWVDCESPDLYPVGWCQLTGYQLQPPAAQTAREVTTNVTKQKKKTPQYKGQKKMASLQLKEEAAEPEELTGLQGISDQESNGPGSYYVKQEP, encoded by the exons ATGGAGCAGAATGGACATAAAAGG ACTGAACACACTCCACGTCCAGACAGGAAGAGACGGGACTCTTTCGGCATGTTTGATGGATATGACAGCTGCAGTGAGgactccagcagcagctccagctcgGAGGACAGTGAAGAAGAGGTGCCCTCCATCCCTGCCAGCCTTCCCATCATTAAGAACAATGGCCAGGTGTACACCTACCCTGATGGAAAAGCTGGAATGG CTACGTGTGAAATGTGCGGTATGGTGGGTGTAAGAGACGCATTTTACTCTAAAACCAAGAGATTTTGCAGTGTCTCTTGTTCCCGAAGCTACTCTTCAAATTCTAAAAAAGCCAGTATCCTGGCCAGACTCCAG GGTAAGCCACCAACAAAGAAGGCAAAAGTCTTACAGAAACAGCCTCTTATGGCAAAGTTGGCAGCATATGCTCAGTACCAAGCAAATCAACAGAACCAAGCAAAATCAAAAACTG TGGTTCCTGTCGAGGGCTTTGACTGGGGTCATTATGTCAGCAGCAATAACTTGGTTGGAGCACCGGTTAGCTGTTTCAAGCAT GTCCCCATGGGAACATGCTGGGGTGACATTGCTGAAGGGGTGAGGGTCGAGGTTCCCAACacggacagcagtgtcccaacaAAAGTTTACTGGATAGCATCTATCATCAAGCTGGCAG GTTTTAAGGCACTCCTCCGGTACGAAGGCTTTGATGACGATTCCAGCCGGGACTTCTGGTGTAACCTCTGTGTCCCAGAAATCCACCCCGTAGGCTGGTGTGCGTCCAGCGGGAAGCCCCTTGTACCTCCCAAAT cCATTCAGCATAAGTGCACAAACTGGAAATCTTTCCTAGTGACTCGCCTTACTGGAGCAAAAACACTTCCACCTGACTTTTCCACAAAG GTTCAGGAGAGCATGCAGTACCCAATCAAAAAGCTAATGCGTGTGGAAGTGGTGGACAAGACACACCTCTGTCGAACACGGGTGGCCCTGGTGGAGCAGGTGATTGGAGGGCGGCTACGCCTGGTGTATGAGGAAAGCGAAGATGGCACTGATGACTTCTGGTGCCACATGTACAGCCCACTTATTCACTGCATCGGTTGGTCTCGCAGCATCGGCCACCGCTTCAAGAGATCTG ATGTGTCAAAGAAAATTGAAGGTCAAGTAGATGCTGCTCCTCATCTGTTTTTGAAG GTGAAGGATGTCGACCAAAGTGGAGAGTGGTTCAAAGACGGGATGAAGCTAGAGGCAATTGACCCTCTAAATCTCTCAGCTATATGTGTAGCTACTGTAAGAAAG GTCTTGGCAGATGGGTACCTCATGATTGGGATCGATGGCTCAGAAGCAGCGGATGGCTCAGATTGGTTCTGCTACCACGCCACATCGCCATCTATTTTCCCTGCTGGCTTCTGTGAAATTAATGACATCGAGCTCACCCCACCTCGAG GTTATACTAAACTCCAATTCAAATGGTTTGACTACCTCAGGGAAACGGGTTCAATAGCAGCTCCAGTGAAGCTCTTTAACAAG GAGGTTCCGAACCACGGTTTCCGCCCAGGAATGAAGCTGGAAGCCGTTGACCTAATGGAGCCGCGGCTGGTGTGTGTCGCCACAGTGACGCGCATTGTGCACAGGCTGCTACGCATCCATTTCGATGGCTGGGAGGACGAGTATGACCAGTGGGTGGACTGCGAGTCTCCGGACCTCTATCCCGTAGGCTGGTGTCAGCTGACAGGGTATCAGTTGCAACCTCCAGCCGCACAGA CTGCCAGAGAGGTTACAACCAAtgtgacaaaacagaaaaagaagacaCCACAGTATAAAGGACAAAAGAAAA TGGCTTCGCTACAGCTGAAGGAGGAAGCGGCCGAGCCAGAAGAGCTCACAGGTTTGCAAGGCATCTCGGATCAGGAGAGCAACGGCCCTGGCAGCTACTACGTCAAACAAGAACCGTGA
- the tdrkh gene encoding tudor and KH domain-containing protein: MSSAGEGSWNRLSTEKKVALVLGVPVAATVGYILYRRFVRQNDQREILQESRMTVPLEVYQSIARHQGSFLDLVTQQSGAQVKMQAQAWDQSTVCFCLQGSTQQVLRARCALEKLVSDCEVITELFEVPQAALVRIIGRGGENLKLINRTSGARVSCPRGKGNHLMEKGSIFITGTRREVQHAKELVLQKVVESEEVRCQIAQSSALRQKRRPPELCGRRVRKGESKPTQEMKEETEGSKCQQQVVYVGGTAESQHSVGSTEQQQSKVEAGEEAEEVSPQDISKFEIPSPDLSFQPDEHLEVYVSAVENPQHFWIQVLGVRSLHLDKLTAEMSRFYSNGSSPEQKVEKVVVGDIVAAPYRDHGTWNRAKVLGVLESGLVGLYYVDYGDNDELTPESLRRMRSDFLSLPFQAIECSLAGVCPAGESWTEAALDDFNRLTYCAQWIPLLAKLRSYSHSGFSSWPNVQLFDNSHGKSLDLGDELVRLGHAAHCQDLGDGGGLGGNSDDPGSLQKMLDDVTGVTSELSLSCISLSEVASISGSMDDVIDDELI, encoded by the exons ATGTCATCTGCCGGGGAAGGGTCTTGGAACCGTCTGAGTACAGAGAAAAAGGTTGCCCTGGTTTTAGGGGTCCCCGTTGCGGCTACAGTTGGCTATATCCTGTACCGCCGTTTCGTCAGGCAGAATG ACCAAAGGGAGATTTTACAGGAGTCCAGAATGACTGTTCCCCTAGAAGTGTACCAGTCCATTGCCAGACACCAGGGCTCCTTCCTAGACCTG GTGACTCAGCAGTCTGGTGCCCAAGTGAAAATGCAGGCACAGGCATGGGACCAGAGTACAGTGTGCTTCTGCCTGCAGGGCTCCACTCAGCAGGTGTTACGAGCTAGATGTGCTTTAGAAAAACTGGTGTCCGACTGCGAGGTCATCACTGAGTTGTTTGAGGTTCCACAAGCTGCTCTCGTACGTATAATAG GGCGTGGTGGAGAAAACTTGAAGCTGATAAACCGAACCTCAGGGGCTCGAGTGagctgtcccagaggcaagggcaACCACCTGATGGAGAAGGGCAGCATCTTCATTACAGGAACACGGCGTGAGGTGCAGCATGCCAAG GAGCTAGTCCTTCAGAAGGTGGTTGAGAGTGAGGAGGTACGTTGCCAAATAGCCCAGTCATCTGCCCTGCGTCAAAAGAGGCGGCCTCCGGAGTTATGTGGCCGGAGAGTCAGGAAGGGCGAATCGAAGCCCACGCAGGAGATGAAGGAAGAGACAGAGGGGTCAAAATGCCAGCAACAGGTGGTATATGTTGGAGGAACTGCAGAGTCTCAACACAGTGTTGGGTCTACAGAACAGCAACAGTCCAAAGTGGAGGCTGGCGAAGAGGCCGAAGAAGTGTCACCACAGGACATCTCCAAGTTTGAAa TTCCTAGTCCAGACTTGAGCTTCCAGCCTGATGAACACCTGGAAGTTTACGTATCAGCAGTTGAGAATCCACAGCACTTCTGGATCCAGGTCTTGGGTGTGAGATCACTGCATCTGGACAAATTGACTGCGGAGATGAGCCGTTTTTATAGCAATGGATCTTCACCA GAGCAGAAAGTAGAGAAAGTGGTGGTGGGGGACATTGTGGCAGCCCCCTACCGGGACCATGGGACCTGGAACAGAGCCAAAGTGCTCGGTGTGCTGGAGTCAGGCCTGGTGGGTCTCTATTATGTTGACTATGGAGACAACGATGAGCTCACCCCGGAGAGCCTGCGAAGGATGAG GAGTGACTTTTTAAGCCTTCCCTTCCAGGCCATTGAATGTAGTTTAGCTGGAGTGTGTCCAGCAG GGGAGTCCTGGACAGAGGCTGCTTTGGATGACTTCAACCGCTTGACCTACTGTGCTCAGTGGATACCGCTTCTGGCAAAATTGCGTAGCTACTCCCATTCCGGCTTCTCCTCTTGGCCCAACGTTCAGCTCTTTGACAACAGCCATGGCAAG TCTCTGGACCTAGGCGATGAGCTGGTCCGACTGGGCCATGCAGCGCACTGTCAGGATTTgggtgacggaggaggactcgGGGGCAACAGTGATGATCCTGGTTCACTGCAGAAGATGTTG GATGATGTAACTGGAGTCACATCAGAGCTTAGCCTCTCTTGCATCAGTTTGTCAG AAGTAGCCTCAATCTCAGGAAGCATGGATGATGTTATAGACGATGAATTGATTTGA